AGAAGTTAAAGTTAAGAGGTAGTGTCCGGTTTTTACACCAGACTAGGAGTAGGCACATCCCATTGatcctcatctagcacatacctTAGCACGCAGGCGATGCCATTTCGGGGCCGTGGAATCCAAAATCATCAGAAGATTGTGTTGGACACGGTCCGATTGGATTATGGGAAGAAGGAAACGACACCTTCATTTCATTCCCTTGAAAACCATCACCATCATCGATTACAACACCAGTTCCAATAACTTGATCAGCTAACATTTTACAGGCTTGTTCTAGCATAGCCATATACCGTCTCTCGGCATCTTGACGAATCTGCATGTGTTTTTCAGCCTGCGCAGCCAAAACCAATCTTTATATACACATAACCAACAAGTTTGGAGAACACAACATCACCGTGTAATTTCAGGAAATTGGTTTTCTAGTCTAATGTTACCCTTCCATGCATGAACATCAAAACTTCTTTTAAAATCTATACCCGAAAACCATTTCAAATCATTTCCATAcatttctttcaaattttttaaattgagACGAGTTGAAGAGCCATCTCTAAATACCACCAAATATCCATAATTGCACCCTCTAGTTTAAAAAATATCCGATAAAGGGAATTTACTTCAACTTGCAAGTGTAGTTTGCTTTGAATGTCCATTTGAGCTCCCAATGCCTCCTTAGCTCGATAATCCCTAACACATCATTGAATCTTTTATTAGTTTCCATAATTATATTGCAGAAGCTATAATCAAAGAGCAATTCACCCAACAGACTTTCCAAACAATAATAAAAACACTATACTCCTTGATGTCAGCGGATTGCAGCTTTCGAGGAGAACTGCTGACATGAGGGCTATCAAAAACGTAGGAACCTGAAAGAGTATGCAATTGCAAGAAAATAAATCAGTTCAAGATAAATAGTAATTAAGAGCTCTtgcttttaaaataattattagcaCAATCAATCTTGATAAACAGATTCAAGTCATGATTCAGGGCTGAATATAATCAAGTTTTAGAGGATGGGGTTGACTAAGGGAACTGATATCAATATCTTCAAATCATTTATCCCAAAAATTAATCCCCCACTTCTCCGTAGAGGGCAATGTTCAAGGGCTGATATGGTGTCACAGACAATGTCTCACATTATACGCCAACCAGGTTGGCAAGATTAAAGTCAATTATAATGACAGCAGTCGAGATAGGCATCTGAAGTTACACCTACCATCTTTTGAGGCCTCACCAAGATCTTTCCCTGACTGCTTGCCTAGTCTGTATTTCTGCGAGAATGTATGAATAATCCAGTCAAACACTAGGACAGGGTGCTGCCAAAATATGACGGCGCACAGAGAAAGAAAACATGTACaatgataagtaaataaaaTGAGAACAACCTGGAGATGACTCTTTAGATGAAAAAGAGTTAATCCCTTAACACCCATCGCATGCTTTAGAGCCTTTGGGGTAGCTTCTGCAAATATAATTAAAGTAAAGCCTACCAAAAGGCATGAATCCCTATCTAGACTCCAGAGAACATTTGATATAAATACTTACAGATTAACAATTCCCAAATAGAACCAATCAAATAAGAAGGGAAAAAAATCCCAAATAGAGAAAAATTTCAACATGATGCTAAATGTCTAACTTCCATTAAGAACTCAATGCGTTCGCGTAAGGGCCCTGAAAATACGTATACCACAAAGTTCGACAAGGTTGATTTTGTTTATACCAAAACGAATTTGACCAAATAATTACCAGGATGTCCATTTTCTCACATATCCAGCCCATACGACTAACTCAAGGGTTAGTATTTCTGGAGGACATCAATTTCTAATTTCCTTCATATGAACATATGAGCTGGGTCAAGAATGATCCCAGTAAACAAGCAAATGCTCAAGTAAAGTTATCGATTAATTCAGATGGACAAAACGGGACTGAGAAAAACGAAAACAAATTCAAACTTTATGAAAGttgaccccaaaataaagcctTCTCCACTCATCTAAATTCCCATCTGCACTTAACTTTTTCTTATTTATATGATTACATTAAATCACTTGTATAACATTCCAGCTGACATCAAGCTAAAATCTTTAATGGTAAAGGAATTCACATTTCACGTACTCAAGACCGTAAACATGAACGCGGGATAAAACAAAACCTATCAAGCACACCAAAACAATCTTTCAACAGATTGAATGAATTAATTTACTGCAAAAGCTAATTACACAAAGTATGAAAAAGAAAACTGACTGCTGGGGCCACCAAGCTGCGCAACGGCCTCAACGAAGCGTTCGTGTAGGTCAGCAGTCCATCGAAGGCGTGGTTTCTGATCGGAAGTGAGGACTACACACGGATCCCCGCCAACCCTTTGACCATATTCCTTAATGCTCGCACCCTGAATATTTTCTCGGCTTAAAATTGATTCATGTGATTCAATCAGTCGCGGAAACATGACCGAAGACGGAAGCGCTTGGGCCACCAAGTGCAAAGATCTTCGATTTCTTTAGCTTCTTCGGCTACTTATTAAATGTGAGAAATTAGTTAACAGGTATTTTCCTATTGATTTTTGGTTTCGTTGATGCCACTGTTTTGCTTTTTTGGGAAAGTCAGTCTGTTTTTCAGTCTGTTTTTCGAGAAATatgattttttctttaaaacaaaaaattgttgaaaataagagattgaaggtttataaatattgaaaattagtttgTGATGATTTATgtaatgatatatttatttttaaattatttttaaagaaatGCTATAAATAGCAAGGTTCTAAAAAACGTGAATCATCTTGAAACGCGGATG
This is a stretch of genomic DNA from Primulina eburnea isolate SZY01 chromosome 11, ASM2296580v1, whole genome shotgun sequence. It encodes these proteins:
- the LOC140804274 gene encoding protein PHR1-LIKE 2-like, which translates into the protein MFPRLIESHESILSRENIQGASIKEYGQRVGGDPCVVLTSDQKPRLRWTADLHERFVEAVAQLGGPSKATPKALKHAMGVKGLTLFHLKSHLQKYRLGKQSGKDLGEASKDGSYVFDSPHVSSSPRKLQSADIKEDYRAKEALGAQMDIQSKLHLQVEAEKHMQIRQDAERRYMAMLEQACKMLADQVIGTGVVIDDGDGFQGNEMKVSFPSSHNPIGPCPTQSSDDFGFHGPEMASPAC